The Anaerolineae bacterium genome contains a region encoding:
- a CDS encoding metallophosphatase family protein, with the protein MIAFLSDIHGHLAALEAVLADARRRGARRFVCLGDVESNACLDRLAEVGAICVFGNWEVSGWLRCAPHHQSWIRTWPPVWAEDSWVAAHASPDWPPEANTVDATAVYQSQSGLYWLDLFPPMHRDAWARRRALAVLEAMGARVAFHGHTHVQEAWRWKPGGQLERILSSEFQVPADGSRYLVGVGSVGNPRDGRGACYALWDPAGRVILVRLPV; encoded by the coding sequence ATGATCGCGTTTCTCTCCGACATTCATGGGCATCTGGCTGCATTGGAGGCGGTCTTGGCGGACGCGCGCCGACGAGGGGCGCGCCGCTTCGTCTGTTTAGGCGATGTGGAAAGCAATGCCTGTCTGGACAGGCTGGCGGAGGTGGGGGCCATCTGCGTGTTTGGGAACTGGGAGGTGTCTGGCTGGCTCCGATGCGCGCCGCATCACCAGTCGTGGATTCGCACGTGGCCACCCGTCTGGGCCGAGGATAGCTGGGTCGCTGCACATGCTTCGCCTGACTGGCCACCGGAGGCGAACACCGTGGATGCTACGGCGGTGTATCAGTCGCAAAGTGGCCTCTATTGGCTGGACCTCTTCCCGCCTATGCACCGGGATGCTTGGGCCCGTCGGCGAGCTCTGGCCGTGCTGGAGGCGATGGGCGCGCGAGTGGCATTCCATGGCCACACCCACGTGCAGGAGGCGTGGCGATGGAAGCCTGGAGGCCAACTGGAACGCATCCTGAGCTCCGAATTCCAGGTGCCGGCGGATGGGAGCCGTTACCTGGTCGGCGTGGGCAGCGTAGGAAACCCGCGCGATGGCCGCGGCGCCTGTTATGCGCTGTGGGATCCAGCCGGCCGGGTGATCCTGGTACGGCTGCCAGTTTAG
- a CDS encoding YccF domain-containing protein, protein MSSGQVTVRASPGLPLLIRVLWFILIGWELTGAWILIAWFLNLTIVGLPLGLWMLDRVPQVLTLKPSGGVVVTQSRSGQMGVQYGNVPQRSWLIRLPYFLLIGWWLSLIWAGIAWLLCATIIGLPIGVWMLHRLPTVTTLWRG, encoded by the coding sequence ATGTCTTCCGGTCAGGTAACCGTACGCGCTAGTCCAGGTCTGCCCCTTCTGATACGAGTGCTGTGGTTCATCCTCATCGGTTGGGAGCTGACAGGGGCTTGGATTCTGATCGCCTGGTTCCTTAACCTGACGATCGTAGGCTTGCCGTTGGGGTTGTGGATGCTAGATCGAGTGCCACAGGTGTTGACGCTGAAACCTAGCGGTGGAGTGGTCGTCACACAGTCCCGCAGCGGCCAGATGGGGGTGCAGTACGGAAACGTCCCACAGCGTAGTTGGCTGATCCGGCTCCCATACTTCCTGCTGATCGGATGGTGGCTAAGCCTGATCTGGGCCGGGATTGCTTGGCTGCTGTGCGCTACCATCATCGGCCTGCCCATCGGTGTCTGGATGTTGCATCGGCTGCCCACGGTGACTACGCTGTGGCGCGGGTAA
- a CDS encoding DUF2207 domain-containing protein — translation MRSRLLSAAGLLIALLLMTAGLAQAQGKTLYWDRWDVDITIRPDGTFRVVEQQTIEFTSGTFQFGTRGIETSRLDRISEVEVSEGDRSFRESDSQEPWTFTTYMDGSEFKIQWFFPPTSDSRHTYTITYTVSGGLRYYPDGDQLWWKAVVSKRSFPVYASQVTVRVPEPAEIQNWDAYGTPARAQKLDARTVVFEAAEEIPAGQEFEVRVQFTPGVVAGQPSAWQAQADSEAAAQERQARWRPVINLTMLALGLLFLLGGPAVLYLLWYTHGRDRPVKLPADYLIEPPSDIPAGMAGTLLDERADMEDIIATIVDLARRGVITIEEVEEPGPLGIGAHKDFIYRLQGPREGLLPYEQTLIQEFFGNQAERRLSELKNKFYTAIPKIQSQLYQEVVQAGYFKANPESVRGLYAGLGIAGLIASAMLGMFLIGALASYADFAFCPSVGLGATFLGLIVLARAMPRKTAEGSEAAARWRAFRRYLEHIEKYTNLEEAQEVFERYLPYAIAFGVEKEYVRKFAAVNAPAPTWYVPYPPQPVERPFMRPGGPQRDRVPGRASERPSLEGSEEGTPSLEGMTRGTFQGLEAMTSGLFTMLNSAATVLSSQPASSRGGWSGGGSSGGRGSGGGSAGFG, via the coding sequence ATGCGAAGCAGGCTATTGAGCGCAGCGGGGTTGCTGATCGCGCTGCTCCTGATGACTGCCGGGCTGGCTCAGGCGCAGGGGAAGACGCTGTACTGGGACCGATGGGATGTAGACATTACGATCCGCCCTGATGGCACGTTCCGCGTCGTGGAGCAGCAGACAATCGAATTCACCAGCGGCACCTTTCAATTCGGGACGCGCGGCATCGAAACTAGCCGTCTAGATCGCATCTCGGAGGTGGAGGTAAGCGAAGGGGACCGCTCCTTCCGTGAAAGTGATAGCCAGGAGCCATGGACGTTCACCACCTACATGGATGGAAGCGAATTCAAGATCCAATGGTTTTTCCCGCCCACTTCGGACAGCCGCCACACGTACACCATCACCTACACCGTGAGCGGCGGCCTGCGCTATTACCCAGATGGCGATCAACTGTGGTGGAAAGCGGTGGTCTCTAAACGCTCGTTTCCGGTCTACGCCTCGCAAGTAACGGTCCGCGTGCCAGAACCGGCGGAGATCCAGAACTGGGATGCCTACGGCACGCCCGCCCGCGCCCAAAAGTTGGACGCTCGGACCGTCGTCTTCGAGGCGGCGGAGGAGATCCCGGCCGGTCAGGAGTTCGAAGTGCGCGTACAGTTCACGCCGGGGGTAGTAGCTGGACAGCCTTCGGCTTGGCAAGCGCAGGCCGACTCGGAGGCGGCCGCCCAGGAGCGACAGGCGAGATGGCGCCCAGTGATCAACCTGACGATGCTGGCGTTGGGACTGCTCTTCCTCTTGGGTGGGCCGGCCGTGCTCTACCTGCTCTGGTACACGCACGGTCGCGATAGGCCCGTCAAGCTGCCTGCGGATTACCTGATCGAGCCGCCATCAGACATTCCGGCTGGGATGGCCGGTACACTCCTTGATGAGCGAGCAGACATGGAGGACATCATCGCCACGATTGTGGACCTAGCCCGCCGCGGCGTGATCACCATCGAGGAGGTCGAAGAACCAGGCCCCCTGGGCATCGGGGCGCACAAGGACTTCATCTACCGACTCCAAGGACCACGTGAAGGGCTTCTCCCGTATGAACAGACTTTAATCCAAGAGTTTTTCGGCAACCAGGCCGAGCGACGGCTGTCTGAGCTGAAGAACAAGTTTTATACGGCGATTCCGAAGATTCAGTCCCAGCTTTACCAAGAGGTGGTGCAGGCCGGGTACTTTAAAGCAAACCCGGAAAGCGTGCGCGGCCTGTACGCGGGGTTGGGGATCGCTGGATTGATTGCCTCCGCCATGTTAGGGATGTTCCTAATCGGGGCGCTCGCAAGCTACGCTGATTTCGCTTTTTGCCCATCCGTAGGGTTAGGCGCCACTTTTCTTGGATTGATCGTGCTGGCCCGCGCCATGCCGCGCAAGACGGCTGAGGGCTCGGAGGCGGCCGCGCGCTGGCGGGCGTTTCGCCGATACCTGGAGCACATTGAGAAGTACACCAATCTGGAGGAGGCTCAGGAGGTCTTCGAGCGTTATCTGCCGTATGCCATCGCCTTCGGGGTGGAGAAGGAGTATGTGCGCAAGTTCGCCGCGGTGAATGCGCCGGCTCCCACCTGGTATGTGCCCTATCCGCCGCAGCCGGTTGAGCGCCCCTTCATGCGCCCAGGCGGACCTCAGAGAGATCGCGTCCCAGGCCGCGCATCCGAAAGGCCCTCCTTGGAGGGATCGGAAGAAGGGACTCCCTCGCTGGAAGGGATGACGCGCGGGACGTTCCAAGGACTGGAAGCCATGACCAGCGGGTTGTTTACAATGCTGAACTCCGCGGCGACGGTGCTGAGCAGCCAGCCGGCTTCAAGCCGAGGTGGCTGGAGTGGAGGAGGCTCCTCTGGTGGGAGAGGCAGCGGAGGCGGCTCAGCCGGGTTCGGATGA
- a CDS encoding class II aldolase/adducin family protein — protein sequence MSIDPRRQVVEIGRLMYERFLTNSAGGNVSHRVDGYIYMSPRYAGSKYQWNLQPEQVVVLDSQHRMIAGEGMLSRESAMHLAIYDAFPEVNGVIHAHPKYANVFAALGQPIVPTNGYTEKFGQIPVIRPVPAHSPELAEAVVAALASRRSALSQHGLGLILAWHGVVTVGRDLNDAFDVLERIEWSAHTMLMASLLSRMEMPTFISAKADSD from the coding sequence ATGTCGATAGATCCGCGACGACAAGTGGTCGAGATCGGGCGGCTCATGTATGAACGCTTTCTCACGAACTCAGCTGGCGGAAACGTCAGCCATCGCGTGGACGGCTACATCTACATGAGCCCCCGTTATGCCGGCAGCAAGTATCAGTGGAATTTACAGCCTGAGCAGGTAGTGGTCTTGGACAGTCAACACCGGATGATCGCCGGCGAGGGAATGCTCTCTCGGGAGAGCGCAATGCATCTAGCGATTTACGACGCGTTTCCCGAGGTAAACGGGGTGATCCACGCACACCCCAAATACGCCAACGTCTTCGCAGCGCTAGGCCAGCCTATCGTCCCGACCAACGGCTACACGGAGAAATTCGGGCAGATCCCGGTGATACGCCCGGTGCCGGCGCACTCCCCAGAGCTGGCCGAGGCGGTAGTAGCTGCGTTGGCTTCGCGTCGGAGCGCGCTGAGCCAGCACGGGCTGGGGCTGATCCTAGCCTGGCACGGCGTGGTGACCGTTGGCCGCGACCTGAACGATGCGTTCGATGTGCTGGAGCGCATTGAGTGGAGCGCCCACACGATGCTCATGGCGTCTCTGCTGAGCCGGATGGAAATGCCAACCTTCATCAGCGCGAAAGCGGACAGCGATTGA
- a CDS encoding SPFH domain-containing protein, with protein MPRIFDVVEAPNQRENDIVVRVPEVGAGDFRIGSQVIVRESQTAVFFRDGKALDTFGPGRHTITTANIPLLINLLGLASDGRSPFTAEVYFVNMREFLDMKWGTPEPIALRDPDLGLVRLRAFGTYSMQVNDPQMFVAKIVGTQGIYQTSQIENFLRGIIVASLTDLLGESRKGLFDLPAYFDEIGAGIKAKIQDAFQQVGLTLKQFYVSSISPTEETARAIDERASMGAIGNMQAYLQFQAARAMRDAAGAEGAAGGTIGAGMGLGAGIGLGAAMAQAISQALSPQTRQAIEQPIASSMPEVMTPAEAAAYLRVSEADIMALIESGELKARRIGNQVRISKAALNEFLKG; from the coding sequence ATGCCGAGGATTTTCGATGTGGTGGAGGCCCCTAATCAGCGGGAGAATGATATCGTGGTGCGCGTGCCTGAGGTGGGGGCCGGCGATTTCCGGATCGGTTCTCAGGTAATCGTGCGGGAGAGCCAGACGGCGGTCTTCTTCCGGGATGGCAAGGCGTTGGACACGTTCGGCCCTGGACGTCACACCATCACCACGGCCAACATCCCTCTGCTGATCAATCTGCTAGGGTTGGCCTCCGATGGGCGTAGCCCCTTCACGGCCGAGGTGTATTTCGTTAACATGCGCGAGTTCCTCGACATGAAGTGGGGCACGCCAGAGCCGATCGCTCTCCGCGATCCCGATCTGGGGCTGGTGCGTCTGCGGGCGTTCGGTACCTACTCGATGCAAGTGAATGACCCACAGATGTTCGTCGCCAAGATCGTAGGCACCCAGGGGATTTACCAGACCAGCCAGATCGAGAACTTTCTGCGCGGGATCATCGTGGCCAGCTTAACTGATCTGCTGGGGGAGAGCCGGAAAGGGCTGTTCGATCTACCCGCATACTTCGATGAGATAGGCGCCGGCATCAAGGCGAAGATCCAAGATGCCTTCCAACAGGTCGGTCTGACGCTGAAGCAGTTCTACGTGAGCTCGATCAGTCCCACGGAGGAGACGGCCAGGGCCATTGACGAGCGGGCCAGCATGGGCGCGATCGGCAACATGCAGGCATATCTGCAATTTCAAGCGGCGCGGGCGATGCGCGATGCAGCGGGGGCGGAGGGCGCAGCCGGCGGCACGATTGGCGCCGGGATGGGACTAGGCGCTGGCATCGGCCTAGGGGCGGCCATGGCCCAGGCGATCTCCCAGGCGCTGAGCCCGCAGACGCGACAGGCGATAGAACAGCCTATAGCAAGTAGCATGCCGGAGGTGATGACGCCGGCCGAGGCCGCGGCGTATCTGCGCGTCTCAGAAGCAGACATCATGGCCCTGATTGAGAGCGGGGAGCTGAAAGCCCGCCGCATTGGCAACCAGGTGCGCATCAGCAAAGCGGCGCTGAACGAGTTTCTCAAAGGGTAA